A genomic segment from Alteribacillus bidgolensis encodes:
- a CDS encoding potassium channel family protein: MLIGLIRKVLKKSINIEHWKLILMGVIFIVLSSFIVYYLEPSEFKNRFNAFWYVMTTISQVGLGDYIPKTNAGKLYSILLYLVGVGFFAIIIAKWIDLLNIYEELKEKKIMGYTGKNHIVVVHWSKKAKITIDEMLGQNSTTEVVLIDQLNESPLQKDGIHYVQGNPTKLDTLHKANVLHADSICIFASDDTIDETAADGKTLLIASTIKQYAKQKKSDVYTIVEMLDEDHISNANLDCIDDFILSNKPFSHLMAKTALQKHYS; encoded by the coding sequence ATGCTCATAGGTTTAATTAGGAAAGTACTAAAAAAATCAATTAATATAGAACACTGGAAATTAATCTTGATGGGCGTTATTTTCATTGTTTTAAGTTCATTTATTGTTTATTACTTAGAGCCAAGTGAATTTAAAAACCGTTTCAATGCGTTTTGGTATGTAATGACGACCATTTCACAGGTTGGCCTTGGTGATTATATTCCTAAAACAAATGCTGGTAAGCTCTATTCCATCCTATTATATCTTGTAGGTGTAGGTTTTTTTGCTATTATCATTGCGAAATGGATAGATTTACTTAATATTTATGAAGAGTTAAAGGAGAAGAAAATAATGGGGTATACAGGAAAAAATCACATAGTAGTGGTTCATTGGTCTAAAAAAGCTAAAATCACAATAGATGAAATGCTAGGCCAAAATTCTACTACAGAGGTTGTATTAATTGACCAGTTGAATGAGTCTCCGTTACAAAAAGACGGTATTCATTATGTTCAAGGAAACCCAACGAAATTAGATACACTGCATAAAGCGAATGTTCTGCATGCAGACTCCATTTGTATTTTTGCATCAGATGATACAATCGATGAAACAGCAGCAGATGGGAAGACGTTATTAATCGCTTCTACCATCAAACAATATGCAAAACAAAAAAAATCTGATGTTTATACAATTGTTGAAATGTTAGATGAGGACCATATCTCTAACGCGAATCTAGATTGTATAGACGATTTTATTTTATCTAATAAGCCATTTTCTCACTTGATGGCTAAAACGGCCCTGCAAAAACACTACTCATAG